CTCAGCGACGACGAGCGCCGCACGCTCGCGGGGCTCCTCGCCAAGGTCGCAGACGAGCACGGCCTCGAGCCCGACGTGCATCCCGGGTACCGGTCGATGCGGGGCTGACCGCGGCGGTTGATCTGGGTCGGATGTCCCAGTCCTCTGGTGCGTGAGAGCGCGCGCACGCTAAGGTCGGACCCGTCGTGTCCCCCCACGACGACGCGCCGACGGTGGCGCGCCTCCGCCCCCACGGAGAAGAAGAAGACGACGTGTCCCCGATCGTTTCGAACACCCCACCTGCCGTTCAGCCTGCCCCGATGACGCACTGCTGCCGCATGTGCGCCTGCGTCGGAGCCGCCCGATGAACCCGACCGCAGAGCACCGCACCAAGCTCACCCTGCTCGTCGCGCTGGCCGCGACGCTCGTGGTGGCCGGCCTCCTCGCGGGCTCCCCCGCGCTCGAACGGCTCATGCCGCGCCTGCCGGCGATGCCCACCACGGGCATGGCGATCGGGTTCGCCGCCCTCGGCGCGCTCGTCGCCGCCGTCTGGGGCATCGCCCAGCTCAGTCGGGCCGCGCGCACCCGCGCGCGGCGTGCCGCACTGACGGCGACCGTGCGCGGAGAGCTGAGCTGCGGCATCCGGAGCCGACTGCTCGCGCAGCGCCTCGACGAGCTCGCCGCCGACGGTACAGCGCACGTGCGGCTCGGGCCGCGCTACTCCATCGTGGTCGACGAGCTCGGCATCGCATTCTGGACCGGCGGTCGGCGGCCTCGCCGTGCGGCGCACTTCCCCTGGCGCGAGGTGCGGAACATCCGCGCCGACGCGACCGTCGTCGGCGGATCGGTCGTGCCCCTGATCGTGTTGCGCGTGCGGCGCGGCGGCGCGAGCGTCGAGCTGCCCATCATCCTGTCGTCGGGCCGACCCGTGCGCTTCGCGATGGCGGATGCCCCGTTCTTCGCGGTCGTGCGCAGCTGGAAGGCGAAGCACCGCGACGCGCTCGCCGCCGAGGGCCTCGAGCTGCCCCCGCTGACCGCCCCGATCCCCGTCATCACGCGCGAGATGGCCGCCGCCGCGCGTCGCAGCTGACGCCCGGGAGCCCGTCGTCCTGAGGTGGGCGGACGCCCATTCGACGGCGGGTAGAATCTTCTGGTGCTCATCTGCCTCACCGCGAGTCACAAGAACGCCGGGTTCGACATGCTCGAGCGTCTTTCGGCGAACGCGGAACAGGCGGCGCCTCGCATCCTCGACGGGCATGACGCCGTGCACGGCGCGGTCGTCGTGGCCACGTGCAACCGGTTCGAGGCCTACCTCGACCTCGAGGCGCCCGAGGGCTCCTCGCCGGTGACCGCGGTGCACGAGGCGATCCGCGCCGTGGGCTCCGTCGCCGGCCTCGAGCCCGACGAGCTGCGCAGCACCTTCGGCTTCGTGCACGGCAATGCCGTCGCCGGACACCTGTTCTCCGTGGCATCCGGTCTCGAATCCGTCGTCGTCGGCGAGGGCGAGATCGCCGGCCAGGTGCGGCGCTCGCTCGAGCAGGCCCGCGCCGACGGCACCACCACCCCCGAGCTCGAGCGCCTCTTCCAGCGCGCCTCGCAGACCTCGCGCCGGGTCAAGAACGAGACCGGCATCGGCGGCGAGGGCCGCTCGCTCGTGCGCCTCGCCCTCGACCTCGCCGAGAGCCGCATCACCGACTGGGCGCAGACCCGGGTGCTCCTCGTCGGCACCGGCCGTTTCGCCGGCGCGTCGCTCGCCGCCCTGCGCGACCGCGGCGTCACCGACGTGCGGGTCTACTCCCCCTCGGGCCGCGGCACGAAGTTCGCGCACAACCATGGCATCGCCTCCGTGCCGCAGGGCGAGTACGCGGCCGTCGCCGCCGACGTCGACATCATCGTCACCTGCACCACCGCCGAGCACCACGTGGTCGACCGCGCACTCCTGTCGGTCGGGCGCGAGTCGCTCGCGGCATCCGTCGTCACCATCTCCGGCACGCCGGCGCCCGAGGCCGCCCGCGTGCGACAGCTCGTCATCGACCTGGGCCTGCCCCGCAACGTCGCGCCCGACGTGGTCGACGTGCCCGGCGTCGAGCTGCTCGACCTCGAGACCATCAAGATCCACGCCCCGCTCGAAGAGCTCGGGGCCACGGATGCGGCGCGCGAGATCGTGACCCGCGACGCGCGCGCGTTCGGGGCCACCACCGAGGAGCGCGACCTCGCACCCGCGGTCGTCGCCCTGCGCACGCATGTCTACGACATCCTCGACGGCGAGATCGAGCGCGCCCGGTCCCGTGGCGACGACGACGGCCGGACCGAGCGGGCGCTGCGCCACATGGCCGGCGTGCTGTTGCACACGCCGATGGTGCGGTCCCGCGAGCTCGCCCGTGCAGGCGAGCAGGCCGCGTGGATCGACGGACTCGAAGCGCTGTTCGGCGTGCGTCCCGACGCGGCCGCCCAGGCGGTGCGCGACGCACAGGCGACGGATGCCGCGAGCGCGGCTTCGGGCACGGAGGCCACCCGCCGCGCCTCGGCGGCCGACGCCTCGTGACCGACTCCGCGGCGACCGAGCGCGCTGCAGCCGCGGCGGTGGACGGGCCGCCCGCCCTCCGGTTCCCCTACGACGCCCGCCCGCTCACCGTCACCCCGCTCCGCA
This DNA window, taken from Agromyces sp. 3263, encodes the following:
- a CDS encoding glutamyl-tRNA reductase, producing the protein MLICLTASHKNAGFDMLERLSANAEQAAPRILDGHDAVHGAVVVATCNRFEAYLDLEAPEGSSPVTAVHEAIRAVGSVAGLEPDELRSTFGFVHGNAVAGHLFSVASGLESVVVGEGEIAGQVRRSLEQARADGTTTPELERLFQRASQTSRRVKNETGIGGEGRSLVRLALDLAESRITDWAQTRVLLVGTGRFAGASLAALRDRGVTDVRVYSPSGRGTKFAHNHGIASVPQGEYAAVAADVDIIVTCTTAEHHVVDRALLSVGRESLAASVVTISGTPAPEAARVRQLVIDLGLPRNVAPDVVDVPGVELLDLETIKIHAPLEELGATDAAREIVTRDARAFGATTEERDLAPAVVALRTHVYDILDGEIERARSRGDDDGRTERALRHMAGVLLHTPMVRSRELARAGEQAAWIDGLEALFGVRPDAAAQAVRDAQATDAASAASGTEATRRASAADAS